The following is a genomic window from Alkaliphilus sp. B6464.
AAGGTGGTATCAAATCCTAATACTACATAATCTATGTTTTTATGTCTTTCTTTTTCTAAAATAAAGCCTTCTCTTATAAATTCTTCTTCTAAGGCCTTCGTTCCTAGCAGATAAATTTTAGCGCCTTTTTTTTGTTTTTTAAGATACATAGTAGTAGCTTCTCCCGAAGTAAATACTTCTTCTTCTGAAGCTTGTATGCCCAAGTTTTTAAGCTTTTCTACATATATTTCTTTGCTTTTTGATGAATTATTTGTAACGAAAATATATCTTTTTCCCTTAGTTTTTATAGTTTCAAGAAACTCTTTCGATCCATCGATTAATTCATCACCAAGATAGATAGTTCCATCCATATCTAATAAAAATATGCTTTTTTCTTTTAAACTCTCCAAAGTTTTCCTCCCTCTACTTTTTCAAACTTATCTAAATAAGTTTAAAGTAAATAATGCAATACCTTGAGAATAAGTAACCAGTAATAGTACTACTAATAAGGCTACTATGAAAGGCCAAACATCTTTTATAAAGTCCTCTAAAGTTACATCTACTATGGAACATACTGTAAACATCATAGATCCAAATGGTGGAGTTAATCCTCCAATCATTATGTTTACTATAAATATAATTCCGAAATGTATAGGGTCTACTCCAAATACTTTAACTGCTGGTACTAATAATGGAGCTAAAATTACTAATGCTGCCCCACCTTCAATAAACATTCCTATAAATAATAACAGTAGGTTAATTACCATTAGTAATATAAAAGGACTATCTGTCATATTCATAAGTCCCTCTGTTATTATTTGTGGGATTCTTTCTAATGTAAGGTAGTAACCAAACACTTTAGCACTTGCAATTATAATCATTACAGCACCAGTACTCTTTACTGTGTCCTTCAATATTAATGGTATATGTTCTAATTTTAATTGTTTATACACGAAAAGTCCTACTATCATACAAAATAATACTGCAATTCCCCCTGCTTCTGTAGGAGTGAACATACCCATTCTCATTCCCATGATTATTCCGAAAGGAATAAGTAGTGCCCAAATAGATTTTAAAAATTGTCTAAAAAGTTCGCCAAAAGATGCCATTTTATCTCTACTTGGTTTGTAATCTCTTTTAACCGAAATAATATGAACAGCTATCATTAAAGCTACAGCCATTAATATACCTGGCATATATGCGGCTAAGAACATATCACCTACTGAAACATTGGCAATTATTGCATATAGTATAAGATTTGTTCCTGGAGGGATAACTGGGCTTATTGCTGATGATGCAGCAGTTATTGCGGCTGAAAACGGTTTAGAAAATCCTTTTTTTTCCATTTCAGGAACTAGTATTTTAGATTGCATAGCTGCATCTGCATTTGCAGAACCTGAAATGCCACCCATTAATGCACTTAGTAGTACGTTAACTTGGGCTAGTCCTCCTCTAGTATGTCCTACTAAAACGTTGGCAAAATCCATTAATGCTTCACTTATTCCTGAATAATTCATTATAGAACCTACCATAATAAAGAATGGGACTGCTAAGTATGGGAAGGATTCTACTGAAGTTACAAATTGTTGAATTATCATTTGCATAGGCATCGTAGTATTAATGAATATAAAATAGAATAAGGAAGAACCTATTAATGCGTATGCTATTGGTATGTTTAGAAAAAATAAAATAAATAAAACTATAATTGGTAGAATAGATTGCATTTATTATTTCACCGCCTAATTTTTTATACTTTTATTAAAAGATAATTTTTTGAAACTTTGTATGGAAAAATAAATTGAATATAAAGTAATCAATGCAAAAGCAAGTACTATAGATGCATATACATACTTATAAGATACTTCTAAAGCCGCTGTTATCTTTGTAGATCCTGCTACATAGATATAACTAAAGTAAAACATAAGTGCTGATAAAATAGTTATAATTATAGAAGTTAAAAATTCTACTATATTTCTTCCCTTTTCAGGTAATAAAACCACTAATACTTCTACCCCTATAAGGTCCTTCTTTTTATATGCACTAGCAAAACCTAGGAATATAGTCCATACAAATGCACCTACAGCAACTTCTTCTGCCCAGGTAAATGTAAACCTTAAAAAGTATCTAGTAAATACGTTCATAATTACTATAACTGTAGTTATTGATAAGAAAAGGCTTCCTAAATAAAGCTCAAAATCTTTTCTAAATCTTTCTAAAAAATTATCCATGTCTACCTCCTATGCGATTAATAGCCTCTCAACAATAGTTGAGGATTAAATATAATAGTTTTCCTTAAAACCATTTTATTTTATTCCTTCTAATTTTGTGGAGGAATTTTCGATTTCAACATTAGCATAATTCACTTTAAAATTGGAAGGAGATTTACTCCTTCCAACTTTTTTGTTTGGCATATAGCAAATAATAGATTACTTTAAGTTTGCTTTTATAACTTCTAATTCTTTTATTAAATTCTCGTAGATACCTGGTGTCCATTTATCAAACTTTGTATATACTGGAGCAGCCGCCTTAAGGAAAGCATCAGCATCTACCTCATAGAAATTTACACCTTCTGCTTTTAATAAATCTTCATACTCTTTTTCTAGTCTAATAGTTTCAGCTAAGTTATCTGCTTCACCTTTTTCGAACTCTTCTACAATAATAGTTCTTTGTTCTTCAGTTAGGCTATCCCAAACTTTGGTTGAAATTGTAACTGCTGAAACTCCTAATAAGTGATTTGTTAAAGAGTATTCTTTAACATTTTCGTATTGTTTAGTTCCGTAATAAGTCATTATTGAACCTTCTACACCATTTATAACACCTTGTTGAATTGCTGCATAAGTGTCTGGATAAGGCATTGCAACAGGGTTACCACCCATAGCTTCTATAGTATAAGTGTATAATTGGCTAGTAGGGACCCTAATATTTAATCCCTTCATGTCATCTGGAGTTTTGATTGGTTTATTAGTCATCATACTTCTAAATCCGAATAACCAATCTATAGAAAGCACTTTTATTCCTTGTTCTTCTGCTTGTTTATGTAGATTTTGAACTAAGTCTGTTTCTGTCATAGC
Proteins encoded in this region:
- a CDS encoding C4-dicarboxylate TRAP transporter substrate-binding protein encodes the protein MKKILSVVLALILTLSLAACGSKPATDASGNNVEKKVIKVSTKFVDDEQTAISLKKVVEAINERSKGSLELQLFTNGVLPIGKDGMEQVVQGSDWILVDGINFLGDYVPDYNAVTGPFLYQTFDEYLAMTETDLVQNLHKQAEEQGIKVLSIDWLFGFRSMMTNKPIKTPDDMKGLNIRVPTSQLYTYTIEAMGGNPVAMPYPDTYAAIQQGVINGVEGSIMTYYGTKQYENVKEYSLTNHLLGVSAVTISTKVWDSLTEEQRTIIVEEFEKGEADNLAETIRLEKEYEDLLKAEGVNFYEVDADAFLKAAAPVYTKFDKWTPGIYENLIKELEVIKANLK
- a CDS encoding TRAP transporter large permease: MQSILPIIVLFILFFLNIPIAYALIGSSLFYFIFINTTMPMQMIIQQFVTSVESFPYLAVPFFIMVGSIMNYSGISEALMDFANVLVGHTRGGLAQVNVLLSALMGGISGSANADAAMQSKILVPEMEKKGFSKPFSAAITAASSAISPVIPPGTNLILYAIIANVSVGDMFLAAYMPGILMAVALMIAVHIISVKRDYKPSRDKMASFGELFRQFLKSIWALLIPFGIIMGMRMGMFTPTEAGGIAVLFCMIVGLFVYKQLKLEHIPLILKDTVKSTGAVMIIIASAKVFGYYLTLERIPQIITEGLMNMTDSPFILLMVINLLLLFIGMFIEGGAALVILAPLLVPAVKVFGVDPIHFGIIFIVNIMIGGLTPPFGSMMFTVCSIVDVTLEDFIKDVWPFIVALLVVLLLVTYSQGIALFTLNLFR
- a CDS encoding TRAP transporter small permease, with amino-acid sequence MDNFLERFRKDFELYLGSLFLSITTVIVIMNVFTRYFLRFTFTWAEEVAVGAFVWTIFLGFASAYKKKDLIGVEVLVVLLPEKGRNIVEFLTSIIITILSALMFYFSYIYVAGSTKITAALEVSYKYVYASIVLAFALITLYSIYFSIQSFKKLSFNKSIKN